Proteins co-encoded in one Lineus longissimus chromosome 11, tnLinLong1.2, whole genome shotgun sequence genomic window:
- the LOC135496061 gene encoding complement component C6-like, which translates to MMSLSISPVNCNHRLDVFDGPSTKSSTKMTKTPLCGITAPVQDYISKNREITLRFIGGKGNRKGRDFTVTVTPLTKKRCGRRRNSFQCKNGYCINRYHRCDGYNNCGDSSDEYNCYVLGKAKGLTSQQILIIIFSTLGGSVVIALVVWFFVGRNSRPSDYHYVK; encoded by the exons ATGATGAGCCTTTCCATTTCGCCCGTTAACTGTAACCACAGACTGGATGTATTTGACG GTCCTTCCACCAAGAGTTCGACCAAGATGACCAAGACACCTCTTTGCGGCATCACGGCGCCCGTGCAAGACTACATCAGCAAAAACAGGGAAATCACGTTGCGATTTATCGGCGGGAAAGGCAACAGGAAAGGGCGCGATTTTACAGTAACAGTCACACCTTTGACCAAAA AAAGATGCGGAAGAAGGCGAAACAGTTTCCAGTGCAAGAATGGCTACTGCATCAACAGATACCACCGATGCGATGGATACAATAACTGTGGGGACTCTTCCGACGAATATAACTGTTATG TGCTCGGGAAGGCCAAGGGACTTACTTCGCAACAAATTCTCATTATCATTTTCTCGACGCTTGGCGGATCTGTTGTAATTGCGCTTGTCGTGTGGTTCTTCGTGGGGCGCAACTCCCGACCATCGGATTACCACTATGTGAAATGA
- the LOC135495894 gene encoding uncharacterized protein LOC135495894, with product MEAGNEDDLDTHMCLTCETTIIGLENYVRHKKLECPHRKGTISKKPGTGPSHHAGPMSVDVHEVGHLHPPSHMSPSTSGIVNPNVVLGSNNDDVDKFNDFISCLALQSRSNMPDKSTEKRPNDLDLMDLGSSNLLTLNLGFSSDSDPDLSEYLKDSDDDYYPPEGHTGGKWKPPECTGGKWKSPESTGGKWKPPETHTGGKWKPGARPPRSYTGGKWKPGMGPRPISRKRARHMSGDDVEDEDDDEDADADTETEEECAPTGGKDRRTGGKVFKHLVKEGETGGKVHGTRDKEDDAPEDEDRPLNQTNETADRETEVTAADRPTVATEIDGRATGSDIAAPEKESVAEAKVDEVTDSIPPKAAEETVLQDESSTNEDSNSEKGHYCPICKDKFYNQYSMARHLLSQYHHNRAKGHPESVQLFEKYHLLILRLSPFQCGSCKFYCNSNENLKLHLKMRDHIDNMSGNLGPQLCTLCRFMTDDNDEMVEHIGSDGHVARVTELTKKRPCVIRENRKKVDCKQCGLTVHCVTDLKKHILAKHAKDTSRKRVKRTCLHCDKVFSSQISLGIHVRRRHTKEKPFTCEPCQKSYADKYTLQLHMNTKAHATVTARSKDEVMPLCPVVKPKKVRGKHVPVHYCEFCDFKTGKFTDLRPHYVKEHPNEAKTCKHCAVTMFRTTDFKNHLETKRHKTLAKLSEEGDSAFKCLTCERVFPKEKSLLLHKLSHRCGTTSKDEYYEIKEKYKDFLAGLPKLRTKSLISCPDCDKSITRVGVMQHLRTHTAVSQQCSACSRSFSSVPSLKRHIERAHTNMEPIVCEECGKRFVKSYSYRQHVAIVHRNAPKNFVCDTCNHAFASKWQLTHHSKIHGQKHLKCTYDGCSLLFRSRSDMTIHLRTHTNERPFLCDTCGYRGKSRNQLTRHRRTHTGERNFSCEYCPYKALNSTHLRRHMRVHIGSKPYKCPYCSYECNTHENIRKHIMKTKKHAGLKVYVCKFCKFSSNDSKPFRDHLVSDHKAEMKNSDLDVVSVYSGLYKREGDPKAPLEGEQVLPIKERTKRQSPKVTRKRSDKIAKLKVANVFTLKEMSEAGMEVIEVQEVEVFIKEPESDTPQAASVIPTTGVIEANNIPNLPQLKEEDKKDVAFGKYTYVPVSWPAVAEGKVPVPSTLPSTSEQALGNSAVPVLPSLPGGISYGKLRALLNDDAYIGQLPETCDLQLIGVSVNQADENHAQSSGISVQSKTDVIVLPVYTSKGNPNICPSLSDLTKPGLTHLVSLHQLAMFPRNVVLSFFAGVRDAAPPKAQSVIEMSDSKDLSKSLLLVEKARTPQSLVPVHHLIHVPKDFLSALLEIAKCANSSKTEAAGAGEDDILVYESLSSRKDLKHPIHASSAVDTTTNDGQYLATSSSHADVVIQHSLQTTSAADIMLEMAEVVLSSCDTKPSQKTLQQYGEQTYSVEDLEPSESMAIQLLSHLAQGGITTTTG from the exons ATGGAAGCTGGTAATGAAGATGACCTTGACACTCACATGTGTCTGACATGTGAGACAACAATCATTGGCTTAGAGAATTATGTCAG GCATAAAAAGTTGGAATGTCCCCACAGAAAAGGTACAATTTCAAAAAAGCCCGGGACTGGTCCGTCTCATCATGCTGGTCCCATGTCTGTCGATGTCCACGAAGTCGGCCACCTTCATCCGCCAAGTCACATGAGCCCATCGACGAGCGGAATCGTCAATCCGAATGTCGTCTTGGGATCGAACAATGACGATGTGGACAAGTTCAACGACTTTATCTCCTGTTTGGCCTTGCAGAGTCGCTCTAATATGCCAGATAAATCAACGGAAAAAAGaccaaatgaccttgacctaatggATCTTGGGTCTTCGAATCTTTTGACTCTAAATCTTGGCTTTAGCAGCGATTCGGATCCGGATTTGTCAGAATATTTGAAGGATTCCGATGATGATTATTATCCGCCGGAAGGTCATACGGGCGGGAAATGGAAGCCGCCAGAATGTACAGGTGGCAAGTGGAAATCTCCCGAAAGTACGGGCGGGAAATGGAAGCCACCGGAGACTCACACTGGAGGAAAATGGAAACCTGGAGCTAGGCCTCCAAGAA GCTACACTGGTGGGAAATGGAAACCAGGGATGGGGCCTCGACCTATCAGCAGAAAGAGAGCTAGGCACATGAG TGGTGATGatgttgaagatgaagatgatgatgaggatgctgATGCGGATACAGAAACTGAAGAGGAGTGTGCGCCGACTGGAGGCAAGGATAGACGGACTGGAGGAAAGGTTTTCAAGCATCTTGTCAAGGAGGGAGAAACGGGGGGCAAAGTTCATGGAACTAGGGATAAGGAGGATGATGCTCCAG AAGATGAGGACAGACCCCTGAACCAGACAAATGAAACTGCAGACAGAGAGACTGAAGTAACAGCCGcagataggcctactgtagCCACTGAGATCGATGGTAGAGCAACAGGTAGCGACATTGCAGCTCCTGAGAAAGAGAGCGTTGCAGAGGCCAAGGTAGATGAGGTCACTGACAGCATACCTCCGAAGGCAGCAGAGGAAACCGTCCTGCAAGATGAGAGTAGTACGAATGAAGACTCTAATTCTGAGAAAGGACACTATTGCCCAATATGTAAAGACAAGTTTTACAATCAGTACAGCATGGCACGCCACCTTTTGAGCCAGTACCACCACAATCGTGCCAAAGGGCATCCCGAGTCTGTGCAGCTTTTCGAAAAGTATCACCTGCTGATTCTAAGGTTGAGCCCATTTCAGTGTGGGTCTTGTAAGTTCTATTGTAATTCGAATGAGAATTTGAAGTTGCATTTGAAGATGCGTGATCACATTGACAACATGTCAGGTAATCTTGGTCCACAGTTGTGCACCTTGTGTCGGTTCATGaccgatgataatgatgagatGGTCGAGCATATCGGCAGCGACGGCCATGTTGCGCGCGTAACTGAACTCACGAAAAAGCGACCGTGCGTAATTCGCGAAAATCGCAAGAAGGTCGACTGCAAACAGTGCGGTTTAACAGTACATTGTGTCACCGATTTAAAGAAGCACATTTTGGCAAAACATGCCAAAGATACAAGCAGGAAGCGCGTGAAACGTACATGTTTGCATTGTGATAAGGTTTTTTCTTCGCAGATTTCCCTCGGGATTCATGTGCGCCGCCGTCATACGAAAGAAAAACCGTTCACGTGTGAACCGTGTCAAAAATCTTACGCAGATAAGTATACTCTGCAGCTACACATGAATACGAAAGCTCATGCCACAGTGACAGCACGTTCAAAAGACGAAGTGATGCCATTGTGTCCTGTCGTCAAACCAAAGAAAGTCCGCGGAAAACATGTGCCTGTCCATTATTGTGAATTCTGTGATTTCAAGACGGGAAAATTTACAGATTTGCGTCCCCACTATGTCAAAGAGCATCCGAACGAAGCAAAAACTTGCAAGCATTGCGCCGTGACGATGTTTCGTACTACCGACTTCAAGAATCATCTGGAAACGAAACGACATAAAACGTTGGCAAAATTGTCAGAAGAGGGAGATAGTGCTTTCAAGTGCCTGACTTGCGAACGCGTTTTTCCCAAAGAGAAGAGTCTCCTGTTACATAAGTTGTCTCATCGATGCGGTACTACATCAAAAGACGAGTATTACGAAATCAAAGAAAAGTACAAAGACTTCCTAGCAGGCCTCCCGAAGCTTCGAACCAAGAGCCTTATCAGTTGCCCGGATTGCGATAAAAGTATAACACGTGTTGGCGTCATGCAACACCTCCGCACGCATACTGCTGTGTCTCAACAATGCAGCGCATGCTCTCGGTCTTTTTCATCCGTCCCGTCGTTAAAACGCCACATCGAACGCGCCCACACCAACATGGAGCCGATAGTCTGCGAGGAATGTGGAAAGCGGTTTGTAAAATCGTACTCCTACCGCCAACACGTGGCGATCGTTCATCGGAATGCGCCGAAGAATTTCGTCTGCGATACATGTAATCACGCATTTGCCTCAAAGTGGCAGCTGACACACCATAGTAAGATTCACGGCCAGAAGCACTTGAAGTGCACATATGACGGATGTAGCCTTCTTTTCCGTTCTCGTAGCGATATGACAATTCATTTACGCACGCACACTAATGAACGGCCATTTTTGTGCGACACTTGTGGGTACCGCGGAAAAAGTCGAAATCAGTTGACGAGGCATCGTCGTACTCACACAGGGGAACGCAACTTCAGCTGCGAGTATTGCCCATATAAGGCGTTGAATAGCACCCACCTCCGTCGACACATGAGAGTCCACATCGGTTCCAAACCGTACAAATGTCCGTATTGTTCCTATGAATGCAACACGCATGAAAATATTCGTAAGCACATCATGAAGACAAAGAAACACGCTGGACTCAAAGTGTATGTTTGTAAATTCTGCAAATTCAGTTCGAACGATTCGAAGCCATTTCGTGATCATCTCGTGTCGGATCATAAGGCGGAAATGAAGAACAGTGACTTGGATGTTGTTTCCGTTTATTCTGGGTTGTATAAGCGAGAGGGTGACCCCAAGGCACCGCTAGAGGGCGAACAGGTCTTGCCTATAAAGGAGCGAACGAAGCGACAGTCGCCAAAGGTTACTAGGAAACGTTCGGACAAGATTGCTAAACTGAAAGTCGCAAATGTTTTCACGCTGAAGGAAATGTCTGAAGCAGGCATGGAAGTTATTGAGGTGCAGGAGGTGGAGGTATTCATTAAAGAACCTGAAAGTGACACACCACAAGCTGCAAGTGTAATTCCTACTACTGGTGTGATAGAGGCCAACAATATACCAAACTTGCCACAGCTGAAAGAGGAAGACAAAAAAGACGTAGCTTTTGGTAAATATACTTATGTTCCTGTTTCCTGGCCGGCTGTCGCCGAAGGAAAAGTCCCAGTTCCATCTACTTTGCCATCCACCTCTGAACAAGCTTTGGGAAACTCGGCGGTTCCTGTGCTACCATCTTTGCCTGGTGGTATTTCCTATGGAAAGTTACGTGCGCTCCTCAACGATGATGCGTACATTGGTCAGTTACCGGAAACTTGTGATCTCCAGTTGATTGGAGTGTCTGTCAATCAAGCTGATGAAAATCATGCTCAGTCCTCAGGTATATCTGTCCAGTCAAAGACCGATGTTATTGTTTTGCCTGTGTACACCTCAAAAGGCAATCCCAACATTTGCCCGTCACTGTCCGACTTGACTAAGCCTGGCTTGACACATCTAGTTTCACTGCACCAACTCGCGATGTTTCCTCGCAATGTTGTCCTGTCGTTTTTTGCGGGCGTACGAGATGCTGCGCCACCAAAGGCGCAGTCAGTCATTGAAATGTCCGACTCGAAGGATTTATCAAAATCGTTGTTGTTGGTCGAGAAAGCGCGGACACCTCAATCTTTGGTCCCTGTTCATCATTTGATTCACGTGCCAAAAGACTTCTTATCTGCCCTTCTGGAAATTGCCAAGTGCGCAAATAGTTCTAAAACAGAGGCAGCTGGCGCTGGGGAAGATGATATACTTGTGTACGAATCTTTGTCGTCAAGGAAAGATTTGAAGCACCCAATTCATGCTAGTTCTGCTGTCGACACAACAACCAATGATGGACAGTATCTCGCAACTTCTTCGAGTCATGCAGACGTCGTGATCCAACACAGCTTGCAGACGACATCAGCGGCCGACATCATGTTAGAAATGGCCGAAGTTGTGCTCTCCTCTTGTGACACGAAACCGAGTCAAAAAACCCTGCAGCAATATGGGGAGCAGACGTATTCAGTCGAAGACCTTGAGCCATCCGAGTCGATGGCAATTCAGTTGTTGAGTCATTTAGCACAGGGTGGTATTACAACGACTACCGGTTAA